The genomic region TGGTGCTCGTCGACGCCCGCCAGGGCCTCACCGAGCAGTCGCGGCGCCACGCGGTGATCCTCTCGCTGCTGCGGGTCCCGCACCTGGTGCTCGCGGTGAACAAGATGGACCTGGTCGACTTCGACCAGGAGGTCTACAACAAGATCCACGCCGAGTTCACCCAGTTCGCCACCAAGCTCAACATCCCGGACCTCGAGGTCATCCCGATCTCGGCGCTCCAGGGTGACAACGTGGTGAACCGCTCGGAGAACATGAGCTGGTACTCCGGCCCCACCCTCATGCACCACCTCGAGCACGTGCACGTCGCCTCCGACCGCGACCTGATCGACGCCCGCTTCCCGGTGCAGTACGTCGTGCGCCCGAAGTCCGACGAGCACCACGACTACCGCGGCTACGGCGGCATGGTCGCCGGCGGCGTCCTCAAGCCCGGCGACGAGGTCGTCGTGCTGCCCTCGGGCATGACGTCGAAGATCGCCGGCATCGACCTGTTCGACCGCGAGATCACCGAGGCCTTTCCGCCCATGAGCGTGACGATCCGTCTCGAGGACGACGTCGACGTCTCGCGCGGCGACATGATCGCCCGGGTCAAGAACGCACCGCAGCCCTCGCAGGACATCGACGCGATGGTCTGCTGGATGACCACCACGCCGCTCAAGCCGCGGCAGAAGCTGGCCATCAAGCACACCACCCGCACGGCGCGCGCCCTGGTCAAGGACATCCAGTACCGCTTGGACGTCAACACGCTGCACCGCGACCAGGAGACCAAGGAGCTCGGCGTCAACGAGATCGGCCGCGTGCAGCTGCGCACCACCGTCCCGCTGCTGTGCGACCCGTATTCCAAGAACCGCACCACGGGCTCGTTCATCCTTATTGACGAGGCCACCGGCATCACGGTGGGCGCAGGAATGATCAACAGCGCGTCTTAAATCGAGGCCCTTGAGTGGCGCCCCTCCTGTTTGGGAGCGGGCGCCACTCATATTTCTGGACTTGGCACACCAGGCCCTATCAAGAGAACACATGGTCAGCCCCCGCTACCGAAGCCTCCTCACGGGCCAAGGAACAGTGTCGAGATAGACCGGCTCATCCCAATCGAGGGTGTAAGAGCCGGGGCCTGAATCCGCCGGTCTCGAGCAGGCTTCTGGCGATGTAGTTGGTCAGGTTGCGGAAGCCGAGAGCAGAGCCGCGGAGGTGCTCGAGCCTGCCGTTGATCGCCTCCGTCGGTCCGTTCGATGAGCCGGATCGATCGAAGCAGGCCAGCACGTGAGCCGCGCGCTTGGTCATCGTCTTGCCCAGCGTGGTGATCTCGACGAGCGCCTTCGGGACGCCTGTGCTGAGCGCGGCGATCAGCTTCTCCGTCAGCGCGCGCCCCAGGACGCGAACGGGCTCGCGGTAGGCACCGATCATGCGCTGGCAGATGCCCCGGTCGCCTCGACCTCGACATGGGTATCGGTCGCGAACGGATCGCTCAACCGCTGTCGCTGTTTGTCGGTCAGGAGGGCGGCGCCGGTGTGCAGGGTGCGCCGGGCGCGGTAGAGAGGGTCGTTCTTGCGGCCGCGGTGGCCGTGCAGGTTCTGCTGGACCGGGCGACGGCAACGGTCCAGGGCGTCGCCGGCCAGGCGGACCACGTGGAAGGGATCCATCACCGTCACCGCGTCAGGTAGCTCCTCGGTGGTGGCGGTCTTGAAGCCGGTGAACCCGTCCATCGCGACCACCTCCACCCGGTCGCGCCAGGCCTGGGGACGGGCGGCCATCCACGTCTTGAATGCCTGCTTCGAGCGGCCCTCGACCATGTCGAGGGCCGCGCTGGACCGGTGCCGTCACGGATCGGCGTCAGGTCGATGATCACGGTCACCTATTTGTCGCCGCGCCTGGTGTGGCGCCACACGTGTTCGCCGACGCCGAGGACTCGGAGGCCATCGAAGCGAGCAGGATCCTCGATCGGCACCCGTCTGCCTCGGCCAGGACGGCATCGTTCGCGGTGTCCCACGCGACCCCGAGGCCGCCAGCGACACGTGCAACAGTGACGTGCCGCACCAGGATCGCCTCGAGTGCCCACCGCAGCCCGCGGCGCGAAAGCTTCGCTCGTGGTTCGGCCCCCGGGCGGTGTCTTGGCGCCACGCGTGCCCGCACTCGGCGCACCGGTAGCGACGGATCCTGACGACCAGCGTGGTCGGTCGCCACCCGAGCGGCTCCGTGGGCCAAGGTCCGGGTGACGGTGTCGCGTGGGCGGCCTTCGCAGCCGCAGCGTCGGCAACACTGGTCAGGTTCGGGAACCCGAGACGCCAGCACGGCCCGATCAGACTCGATGCGCTGCCCGGTGACCACAAGGCCGAGCTCCTCGAGGGGCCAGACCTTCGTGAGGTCAGGGCACGCGAAGGTAGCGTCAGGCACGTCGAGGTCTTCCGGATGAGGCGTGTGGGAACCTTCATCCTCGGGAGACCTCGACCCCTATCTGGGCACTGACGCGCCGACCACCCCGGAGATGGTCGCTACACCCTCAACTGGGATGAGCCGATAAACCCCCGCCTACCCAAGAAAACCACTCCGGGTTCGGCGGTCGCTTACGCAACAGGCCCCGAGCCGACACACTTCGCGGGGGGCGACCTGACCCGGAGCCTTACCAGTCGGCCGGGCACGAACGGTCGCGGCCCCGGCACGATGCCGGAGACCGCGAGCGTGACCATCAGCGATATCCGACAGTGGTCGAAGGTGACCACGGGGCGTTCGGCCCTCGTTGCAGGGCCGAAGACGAGCAGTCGCGGCCAGCATGGCGAGGAAATCGAGCGACTCCCTATCCGCTCAGACCGTCCGGCTAAGAGAAACGCCACCACCGGACGCACTGGAACGGACGAAGAAGAACCAATATCCAAGCGCTGTACACACATTCCCCAGCATGATGCCCACGCCGAGACTATGTAGCGAGCCGAAGAACGCGCCTGCAAGACCCGCCGCGATCACGAAAGGGGCACTCACTAAGCGGGCCAACCCAGCGCTCGAACCACTCCGGGTGGCGCGGAGCCCACTCGACGCCGCAACCCCGAGCGCAGTCGCGATCGCACCTAATCCAAGCCACAACATCACTACCCGCGCGTCGTGCCAGGTCTCTCCCAACACGAGCTCACCAACCTGATCGGGTAACAGCCAAAGCGCACCCACCAGCACGGCGACGAAGACACCGAGGCCCGCGCCAACTTTCGCTTGGGTGACCAAGAGCAGCGAAATGTCACCGCCACGCCTGAGAAGATCCTGCCCCCGAACCGTAAGCACCACCTGTAACCCAGTGAACAAAACGGCCACCGGCCCCAAGAGGAGCTGCGCGCCGCGGACTGCGCCAAGCACCTCGGTCGAAGCCACGACGGCAGCGACCGCAACGACGGCTTGTCCCGCACCGCTGCCTAGCCCATACTCGCCGCAATAGAAAGCCCCAAGACGACCAAACTTGCGAATGTAGCGCAGAGGACTAACTCTCCCCCTAGCCGCCGGCAGAGTGACAAAAGCCAGAATGATTCCCAGGACCCCCGCGGCACCACCGGAGACACACCACATTGCAAACCGAAGTGTCGCATCGCCGGGCACAATCCCGAGGACCGAGGCCACCACGTATGCAAGGTAGAGGGCCACCCAGCCTAAGTCGGCGGAAACCGCTACCCAAACTTTATCGAGCGAGAAGCCCAGGTACCGGGAAACGTCCTGAAGAAGAAGAAGCGGAAGTGCGCAGGCTAGGATAGTCAGAAAAACAAGATCAAGGACGACCGCGATCACGGCCAACGACACCGAGACGCCGACTGCACCCAACAGACAGCAGGCCACAGCGTCTCGCGCACTCTGGCCCTTCGAATACCCGCCCGCCGAGTCATCGAACGAACGCGCAGCGATAAGCGTCTCGCCCAAGAAGGACCGCGAGAGTCCGAGGACGACCGCGTAGACAAGAAGAGCCAGCGAGACCGATCCGAACTCTTCAACCGTCGCGGCAGACGCTACGGCCGCCGTGACCATAAAGTTGGAGACAGAAGAGAGTCCCTGGTCGACGACCACCGCCAGCGATCTCGACCTACTCCCCATCGGACATCTCACCCTTGTCAACAGGATCAAGAAGCCGGGCCACTCCGATGGCGGCCACTAAGCAGACCAACAGAATCAGACCACGCGACAGACTCACGACGAGCGGGCGAGACACAAAGAGGTATAACCAGCCACAGCCGACGGCCGCGATCAGATACTGGAGAGACGGCCTCCCCGCGAGCCATCGCCCCTGCCGGCGGAGAAAGACGCCGACAATTAGCGAACCGATCGCCACCAACCCGGTGCCCCCTATTAACCAGAGTTCCGCGACGTAGGACGCAGGCAGTCCAGTTTTGACTATTCCGCCAAGAACGACTTTGCGCAGGTCGTAGTCATAGGGCCTCGGCTTCTCGACACCGAAAGCACTGGGGACAAGCATGATAGGGAACTGCGCAACACGCGACGCGAGTTCGACTGAATCCGGCATGAGATCGCGCCGTACAGCGATCTGAGCAAAATAGTCAGCGTCCTTGAACTGGTTTGCAACTTGGTCCCCAGTCACATCACTTACACCGGACAGCGCACTCGCTACTGTCCCCTGTCCGCTGGGCGACTGATTCTGCTTGAAGGCACCAAACAGAAGCATGAACAGCACAAGGGGAACCCCAAGGAGGATCAGTCTTCTACCTGCCCGACGCTCTGTCGAAACGGACCCTCGAGATCTAAGGCGCGACGTACCCAGCGCGACTATCAGTACCGCAGCCCCCAAAATGGGCAACGTTGACCCCCGACTGCCGGTCGCAATACCAGCAGTCGTACCAACACCAATTGTGGCGGCGGCAATGATTTTCGACAGTCGCGGCGAGGCGCCGTTCGCAAGGGCTATGAGCGCAATCATCTGGCCAAACCAAACAAGCACCATCGGCGAGTGCTGACCCTCAATCTCGGTCCGAATGGTTTTGATGTTCGACAGAGCTGCGCCTAGGCCGCCGGTAGCCTGCAGCATCAGCATCGTGCCGAGGGACGTAGTCACGAATCCGACCATGGCGAGTGGCGCACGCACGCTGGGGAGCAAGCGCGGCGGGCGAGTCGGCTTCGCCGGGAGATGCCAGCCAATGAGAAGAAAGAAGCAGGCCAATAGTACGAGCGGCAGTGCGATCCGCATGCCATCGACCAACGTAGCTTGGGTGATCAGCATCTCCGATGAAACTAGATTGGGACGCTGAATCACGACCGCCGGGCGAAGCGCGAAACCAACTAAGAAATAGAGGAGCACAACGATCAACGGCCACCGCTGCACGTCAAGCGACCAGACAATTGCCCCGAGCGTCAGTACCCCAATAAGCACGGTCAGCCATACGACCTCGTTCGTGCCGCCCGCGAAATTGAACCCAAAGTAGAGTAGCGAGGCGGCCGCAGCGACCAGCGCGAACACCGCTGTCGCGCTCGGCGTGCGGCTAACCAAAGTGTCAGAACGCCTCATAGCCGGCTTTCATAAAGGGTCCTGAGACTTGCAGTCTGCTGCTGGTGATAGCGGGCATCTAACGCCGACATGGCGTCCCGTACCGCCTGACGCCAGGCCACAGCGTCCGTAATGACATGCCACACGAGCTCAGCGACCTCCTCTGGGGTCCCGCCCAAAGCTGAGACAGGCCTATCGCGCATCGGGGGAATGTCGCGTGCGATCACAGGAAGCCCCGCCGCCGCAGCCTCCATCACGGAGTAGGGGACGCTCGCTTCCCAGGCCGCAGAGTGGACGTATACGCCACTCGCTTGCATAAGGCTGTGCACGTCCTCACGAGGTAGCCAACCGAGACACTGAATATTGGGGTGCTCAAGTTCCTCGCTCTGGTTCTTCAACCCAC from Nocardioides sp. dk884 harbors:
- a CDS encoding sulfate adenylyltransferase subunit 1, with the protein product MGTIKSDKMDLLRFATAGSVDDGKSTLIGRLLLDSKSIFEDQLEAVEATSVSKGYDYTDLALLTDGLRSEREQGITIDVAYRYFATPNRKFIIADTPGHVQYTRNMVTGASTADLGLVLVDARQGLTEQSRRHAVILSLLRVPHLVLAVNKMDLVDFDQEVYNKIHAEFTQFATKLNIPDLEVIPISALQGDNVVNRSENMSWYSGPTLMHHLEHVHVASDRDLIDARFPVQYVVRPKSDEHHDYRGYGGMVAGGVLKPGDEVVVLPSGMTSKIAGIDLFDREITEAFPPMSVTIRLEDDVDVSRGDMIARVKNAPQPSQDIDAMVCWMTTTPLKPRQKLAIKHTTRTARALVKDIQYRLDVNTLHRDQETKELGVNEIGRVQLRTTVPLLCDPYSKNRTTGSFILIDEATGITVGAGMINSAS